One segment of Desulfosudis oleivorans Hxd3 DNA contains the following:
- the fadR gene encoding fatty acid metabolism transcriptional regulator FadR, with protein sequence MNFSQTPLIKPAQHAEHHIVASILDGTWPPGTLLPAERDLAARLGITRQTLRETLQRLARDRWITISHGKPTVVNDYWQAGGMAMLKTMADFPEFLPPECVVHLLEARAVFLPACAEKAVPAHPELFLSLLETADTLNEDPAAFAEYDWDLQMRMARASHNLIYPLFLNDFEPVFAALGGHYFTEKKGRDASRRYYKSLSNAIGRKKKVAPVVRQAMEESIEIWKACQHT encoded by the coding sequence ATGAATTTTTCACAAACACCCCTGATTAAACCGGCGCAGCACGCCGAACACCATATTGTCGCATCCATCCTGGACGGGACCTGGCCGCCGGGGACCTTGCTTCCCGCCGAACGGGACCTGGCCGCCCGGCTGGGCATCACCCGCCAGACCCTTCGGGAAACCCTGCAACGCCTGGCCCGGGACCGCTGGATCACCATCAGCCACGGCAAACCCACGGTGGTCAATGACTACTGGCAGGCCGGGGGCATGGCCATGCTCAAAACCATGGCGGACTTTCCCGAATTTCTGCCGCCCGAGTGCGTCGTCCATCTGCTGGAGGCCCGGGCCGTCTTTCTGCCGGCCTGCGCGGAAAAGGCCGTGCCCGCTCATCCGGAGCTCTTTTTGTCCCTGCTCGAAACCGCCGACACCCTGAACGAAGATCCCGCCGCCTTTGCTGAATATGACTGGGACCTTCAGATGCGAATGGCCCGTGCCAGCCACAATCTGATCTATCCGCTGTTTTTAAATGATTTTGAGCCGGTGTTTGCCGCGCTGGGCGGCCATTACTTTACCGAGAAAAAGGGCCGGGACGCTTCCCGGCGGTATTATAAAAGTCTGTCAAACGCCATTGGTCGCAAAAAAAAGGTGGCGCCCGTTGTCCGGCAGGCCATGGAGGAGAGCATCGAGATATGGAAAGCATGTCAACACACGTAA